The genomic window GTCAACATGGGTTGAAAATTCAGTATAAAATCCCAGATGTTTTCCCTCCAATTCTTTTTTCCCTGGCATTACAGAGGCATTGGCTACCTGTTTCTGATATTTATCGCTGGTAACATCATCCCTCTTGCGGCTCCAGTCGTCGGGAATATTGGCGCTCCAAATGCCATAATTTTTCAGAGGTTTGCTAAACTGCGCAACGAAATAGACTGTATAATCGGCATGACCGTCGCCGTTGCCCCAACCTCCACCATCGGGGGTACATTTCATCCAGCCTTCGATGGTATTATCATCCACCACTTTAACATATTGTAAAGTTGAAGTTCCTCCAACTCGACGTGCCAAATCAATTTGAATTCGTGATTGCTTATTTTCCGGAAAGGTAAACCGAAGCATCCCGCTATGAAAGGATGCAGTCATTTCGGCCTTAATCTTATAATCGGTAAGCTCCACGGAATAATAACCGGCAGATGCTTTCTCACTTCCTTTCGAATAATGGGACCTGTATCCATCCATGGAACCATCCAAACTCCCGGCATTAGTCTTTAATTTACCAAGGGTGGGCATCACCAAAAAATTACCCAGATCGCCAAACCAGCCAACCCCACTCATTTGAGTAAAGGCAAAACCTTCTATACTGGTATGTTCGTAACTATAACCCGAGCCATTATCACCACCGGTAATGGTATTCGGACTAACCTGTACCATTCCATAAGGAGCAACCGCACCGGGAAATGTTTTACCCAGTCCATGATATATACCGGCAGCACCGGCACTTGTACTGGCCCCTATAAAAGGATTAACATAATCGACCGGTTCTTTAGGTTTACCGTTTTTAAAACTGCACAATAGTATATAGGCCGATAAGGCGCACAATGTTATACTCCACCGAATCATAGCAAGAATATGAATGTTTTAAATCTGTTTAATAGTAATCTTATGCTTTTTAGGAGCGTTCTTTTGATAGATTTCGTCTACAAGACCGTTCATCTTTTTATAAAAGTCCTCTCTGGTTTGCTTTACGCGAATAATTTCATAATCGGATTTTTTAGCATTTAACCAGCCATTTGTTGGCGCATATTTATTTATTGTATCGCGGGTAGCTTCAGAATCATTAAACAACAAGCCTTTGTCTTTAAGAAAATTATATTCAACCCAATAATAATTTCTGGTTTGCCATTCCATATCGTGGCGTTGCTGGTTTAAATCCATAATTTCAGAAGCCTGAATATATTGGGGTGTTGTTTTGATAACCGCCAAATTTATGCCTTTAGCTAATTCGCCGGCCGACCAGCTTCCGATAATTTTATCATCTATACTGACGCGATATTTTAAACCTTTCAAACCGGTAACCGAAAGAATTTCTTTGTTAAATTCATCAGTAAAGGGGATAAGGTTTAAGGCTTCGCACTGTTTTTGAGGGTTCATAAATACCCTGCCTACCGTATCAATTGGAAAAGGCAAGGATTTTGCCAGGTAATCGAAGCTAAAGCTTTTGCCTGATGCAAATACATGAGAAATGGTACAATTGACCGACTTTACCACTTTTTTCTTAGCTGCATCGATCTTCATATCTGCAACAGGTTTACCGGCCAGGCCTTGTGCTTTCAAAAACAAATAGGCCATCACCAGGTGCCCGCCATTCCCCGGGTGGATACGATCAGGACCCGTTAAAGTGAATTCCGGATTCTTTTTCTGCTCCCTCAAATTTATCGAAGTCATGGGATGCAGCATATCAACAAATCCCCATTTGTTTTTCTTGGCAGCCTCTAACTGAAATTTTGCAATTTGTTCAATGGTTAAACTTTTACCCGGAAAATAATTCTGGCTGTTTTTCATCGTTTCGTCATAAGGGGAGGTGGTCATCATAATCTTCTTTACATTCTTTAGCCCTAACAACTTTTCCTGAATCTGTAAAAAACCATTATAGGATTCCTCAACAGCAGATTTTCTTACTTGTTCTTCAGCTCCTTTTTTATTATATTCGAAATAACGGCTGTCATTCATACCAAAAGTTACTGACAGTACAGTAGGTTTTTTGGGCAAAATATCTCCATCGAACCGTGCATATATTTGTTTGGCGACATCGCCCCCAACGCCACCATTAAAAACTTCTATTCTCATCTGAGGAAAATGAAGCATATAATAAAGCCAGATGTACGATTCGTAATACCCATGTTCCGTTATGCTATTTCCTGCAAAAACAACCCTGTCGCCTTTTACAAAAGGAGTCAAGGCTACCTGAGAATTAACATAAGAACAAAGGGAAAATAAGGACAAGATAAAACAAAAAATCTTTTTCATTTTTTATGTAGTTTAATGTTTATAAATGTATACCCGTACTGTTTTACTCTTATCATAAAATGTTGATCATTGATAATTAGTAAAGCGCAAATAAATTAAAAGTCAGGTATTGCTTCAGTACAGAAACATTCAAAAATAAATAATTAAAACGATTTAGCAAAACAAATTCCATTTATATTTTAATACCCTATTGGGCTTATTTTTAGTTATTTAAACTTAACATCATCAATCTGGCCGGCTGATTCTGATTGTTCGAATGCCAAACCTGGGAATATCCACATTAATATAAGGATGCTTTCCCGGGTCTTTTTCAATGTTTAATTTCCTGGCAGTCATCCCATTTAACTCAACGATTTCAGCTTTATCCACTTTAAACCCGAAAGATATCTTAGGAGTTCCGGGATATAACGAAGCATTAAAAAACCGGACCAGTAAATCTTTCCCATCAACCCTGATAGACGAAATCTCTATATGTGGATTATCAATTTGCATTAATGATTTTGACAAATTATCCTTCGTAAATGTAGCAGAAACAAGGGAGGCAACTACAGGTTCTTTCCACCGGGAAGCTTCAGACCATATTCCGGATTGTTCCCATCTCCCCTTATGAGGGATTAATGCATAGTCAACCTCAGTTGCACCGGTAATTTTATAATCCATCCCCCATAATCCAACTCCGGAGTACAATAAAGTTAATCCCAGCGGGAAATTCTCCCCATGAGTATAACTGGTGGTATGGTCGGAAAAAAGGGCACAGCCATATTGCCCTTTTGAATCCTCAACATCTACCCAGTTCAATATAACATTGTTTTTTATACTGTCCCAGGTACTGAAAAAAGTATTGGAAAGCTTACTTTCTGTAACGTCAAAAGGTGCATCTTTAAAGACTTTTTGATTTTCGAGATTTAAAGGGAAGAGTGCAAGGAGCTTATACTTGTCATTGTAGAAAGCTTTTTTATAATCCGTTGCTTTATAATTGGAAGTCTGCGAAAATTCACCAATTCCCGGGTTTTCCTTCCAATCGATTTTCAGATGTAAATCAATCCTGCGCTCCCCTTGCGCCAGCGAAACAATCTGTGTAAAATACTGTCCTGCAATAGTTCCGCAAATTTCCAGGCGAACTCTTAACGGACCTTTTTCAATAATCTGACATTTAGCCGTATTATCTGCACTAGAGTAATATTTGCCATCATTATAGAAAAAACCCCGGATCTCATTAAACCGTCTATCATTTGTTTGATCTACAAATTCTCTATCACCTAATTCTTTGTCAATTAAACTCCGGATAACTCCGCCCTTGGAAGGATCCACAGTTATACGATAGATATCAGACTCCAGCAGATATGAGCCATCGGGTTGAATGCTTACACTGGCTCCAACTGTTTGCTTCCTCTTTTTTACCTCTACAGTATAGGTATTAAAACCTACAGAAGGTGCTGTTGCCCGGAAGAGCATTTTTCTCATTTCATCTTTGCAAAGGAGTTGAGAAGGGACTTCCTGTTTTTTTTCATCACAAATAACTACATCTTTATCCTTTAATGATTCAGGCAAGTTAACAGTCACCAAGCCGTTTTGCTCAACACCCAGTGTGTTAAAAATTCTTATCGACCAATGATGGCCCTTCTTACCAGCATCCAACAAATTAACTGACTGTGAAATGATACTATCCGATTTGGCATTCGAATTTGCCGT from Bacteroidota bacterium includes these protein-coding regions:
- a CDS encoding glycoside hydrolase family 92 protein, with product MIRWSITLCALSAYILLCSFKNGKPKEPVDYVNPFIGASTSAGAAGIYHGLGKTFPGAVAPYGMVQVSPNTITGGDNGSGYSYEHTSIEGFAFTQMSGVGWFGDLGNFLVMPTLGKLKTNAGSLDGSMDGYRSHYSKGSEKASAGYYSVELTDYKIKAEMTASFHSGMLRFTFPENKQSRIQIDLARRVGGTSTLQYVKVVDDNTIEGWMKCTPDGGGWGNGDGHADYTVYFVAQFSKPLKNYGIWSANIPDDWSRKRDDVTSDKYQKQVANASVMPGKKELEGKHLGFYTEFSTHVDEPVIMRVGISFVGIDGARNNLQTEIKGWDFDKIQDQTRLSWNKALSKVKVAGGTEEEKYVFYTSLYHTMIDPRIFEDVDGNYIGGDGKIHHPATFTKRTIFSGWDVFRSQMP
- a CDS encoding glycoside hydrolase family 38 C-terminal domain-containing protein, with translation MATLISGKYVKYLRLGMLCICFHLFTVSSLIFGQKAYFIDGFHGGVWGHYPEGFTRFVVDQLKANPNWKINIEIEPETWDRVAKADPDAYRDFGELFKNQSDSGRIEYVNPSFAQSYMFNISGESVIRQFDYGIRKIREHFTGTIFSTYSVEEPCFTSALPQILKSFGFQFASLKNPNTCWGGYSRAFGGELVNWVGPDGTKLTTVPRYEIEKLDPHSTWQTIASVNSPEYVNAALKYGITHPVGMCLQDAGWKIGPWLRDGKKTYNPYEYVTWREYFHNVATQSPKLNWSFSQEDVLVSLVWGSQILQKLAQQVRTSENKIIQAEKMASLSSLYATGLWPGTAFDNAWRTLLLSQHHDCWIVPYNGRKGNSWADKVDSWTANSNAKSDSIISQSVNLLDAGKKGHHWSIRIFNTLGVEQNGLVTVNLPESLKDKDVVICDEKKQEVPSQLLCKDEMRKMLFRATAPSVGFNTYTVEVKKRKQTVGASVSIQPDGSYLLESDIYRITVDPSKGGVIRSLIDKELGDREFVDQTNDRRFNEIRGFFYNDGKYYSSADNTAKCQIIEKGPLRVRLEICGTIAGQYFTQIVSLAQGERRIDLHLKIDWKENPGIGEFSQTSNYKATDYKKAFYNDKYKLLALFPLNLENQKVFKDAPFDVTESKLSNTFFSTWDSIKNNVILNWVDVEDSKGQYGCALFSDHTTSYTHGENFPLGLTLLYSGVGLWGMDYKITGATEVDYALIPHKGRWEQSGIWSEASRWKEPVVASLVSATFTKDNLSKSLMQIDNPHIEISSIRVDGKDLLVRFFNASLYPGTPKISFGFKVDKAEIVELNGMTARKLNIEKDPGKHPYINVDIPRFGIRTIRISRPD
- a CDS encoding SGNH/GDSL hydrolase family protein; translation: MKKIFCFILSLFSLCSYVNSQVALTPFVKGDRVVFAGNSITEHGYYESYIWLYYMLHFPQMRIEVFNGGVGGDVAKQIYARFDGDILPKKPTVLSVTFGMNDSRYFEYNKKGAEEQVRKSAVEESYNGFLQIQEKLLGLKNVKKIMMTTSPYDETMKNSQNYFPGKSLTIEQIAKFQLEAAKKNKWGFVDMLHPMTSINLREQKKNPEFTLTGPDRIHPGNGGHLVMAYLFLKAQGLAGKPVADMKIDAAKKKVVKSVNCTISHVFASGKSFSFDYLAKSLPFPIDTVGRVFMNPQKQCEALNLIPFTDEFNKEILSVTGLKGLKYRVSIDDKIIGSWSAGELAKGINLAVIKTTPQYIQASEIMDLNQQRHDMEWQTRNYYWVEYNFLKDKGLLFNDSEATRDTINKYAPTNGWLNAKKSDYEIIRVKQTREDFYKKMNGLVDEIYQKNAPKKHKITIKQI